CCGGGCTGCCGGCCTTCAGGCCCCTGGCGCTCTCCAGCCGGAGCTGGAAGCTCATGCCGTTGTACTCACCCCACCACTGCCAGCCGTAGTAGCCGGCCCCGCCAAGTGCGGCCAGCAGGATCAGGGTTGCCAGCGCCCTGCCCATTCCGCCGCCGCGCGGGCCGCCCACGGAGATGCGGGCTGCGAGCGGATCGGGATTTCCAGGACCTGGCTGCATGGCGAGTCTCCTCAGTCGTCCTTGCCCGGGCCCCAGGCGGCGGTGAACTCGGCCTCGGTGCACAGGTTTCCGTCCACCACCAGCCGGGCCTTGAACTTGTGGAGCGGACCGCGCCGGGCGGTCATGTCCACCTCAAGGCGGGCCTGGTCTCCGGGAACAACCGGTCGTTTGAACTTCACCTTGTCAACCGCTGCCAGCACGACGCCGCGCTCTTTGAGCGTGTCGTACTCGTCGATCGAACACAGCAGGCAGGCCGCCTGTGCGAGGGCTTCGATCTGCAGTACGCCGGGCATGATCGGGCGATCGGGGAAGTGGCCGGGGAAGAAGGGCTCGTTGATGGTGACGTTCTTGATGGCGACGAGCCGTTTGCCCTCTTCCGCCTCGATCACGCGATCAACGAGCAGAAAGGGGTAGCGGTGCGGCAGGCGGTCAAGAATGTCGGCAATGTCCATCATGGTTTGGGTTCCTTTGTTTCGAGCAGTGCGCCCGAATCGTAGAGTTCGATGATCTTGTCGGTGAGGTCGGCGGCCTCTGCCATGTGCAGGGTCTTGGTGACGTTCTTCTCCAGCACCAGGTTGTAGCCCTGCTTCTTTGCGTATCGTTGCACGAGAACGGTCAGCTCGCCCAGCAATTCTTCGGTGAGCTTGCGCTCGGCAAGCGCCACCGCTTCCTGGATGTCCTCGCCCTCGCGGCGAAGTTCTTTGACCCGGTAGGCAAAGCGCGCCTGGTAGTCGTCCCACTCTCCGGTGCCGGCGAGCTGGGCGGATTTCTCGCGGTAGTCGCTCTCAAGCTTGCGAAGCTCTGCTTCGAGCTGCTCGATGCGCTGCTGCTTTGCAGAGACCGTCTGCTGAAGTTCCTTGCGGGCGATTTTCCCGCGCATCGAAAGATCGATGGCCTTCTGGAAGTCGACGAGGGCTACGCGCGCGCCGGGCCAGCCGGAGTTCTGGGCGCGCGCCGCGGCAGGAATACAGATAAGCCCCAGCGCCAAACACACGAGCCCCGCAAGGGTGGCCGGCGTGTTTGTGCGAGAGGCTTTCATGGTTCTGCTAGTTCAACTGTCCAATCAGGAACTGGAAGACCGGTCCATTCACACTGGTACGGCCTGTGTGCTCGTAATTGTTGTTCAGCGGCCAGCCGAACTCAAACCGGATCGGTCCGAGGGGGCTGCGCCAGCGCAGGCCCACGCCCGCGTCGAGCAGGATGCTTGAGAAGAGGTGTTCGTTGTCGCCGTAGACATCGCCGGCATCGAAGAACACCACCGGTCGCAGATTGACCTTGTCGGTCCACGGCGTGGAGATCAGCAGCTCCACGGCCGAGTAGAATTCCTTGTCGCCGCCCAGCAGGAAGAGCTGGCCGCTGTTGTTCTGGTAGGGCCCCACGCTGCGTGCGTTGAAGCCGCGCAGGTTGTTGGGGCCGCCGCCGAAGAAACGCTCCTGCACGAGGGGGTCGCTGCGCTCCCTCCGGTCGAGCAGGCCGTAGTTCCACTTGCCCACCAGCACGAAGTTGAGCGGCAGCTCGTAGTAGTAGTTGCCCTTGAGTGAGTAGCGCAGAAAGTCGTTCGTATCGCGCGAGAGATCAAACAGGTTCTCGGCAAATTCCACCGAGGCAGCGTGATACATGCCGCGCGTGGGCTCGATGCGATCGTTGCGGGTGTCGTGGCTGATCGAGAGCGTCAGCGACGTCGTCAGCGTGTCGGGATTGATCGTGCCCGGCGGCGTGCTCAGGGCGGCGAAGGACTGGTCGCGGATGCGGATGCGTGTGACGCCCAGCGCCAGGCCCGCGCTCACGTCTTCAAGGGGCTCCCACAGCTCGGAGAGCTCGTAGCCGATACTGACGCTGCCGCCGTGCTGCTCACGATCGAAGTTGACGTCCTGGCGCCGCAGGGCGAAGACAGAAAAGCCCAGGGCCCAGTAGGAATCCATCACGCGCGGGTTGGTGAAGCTGAAACTGAAACTCTGGAGGCGCCCGCCCACCTGGGCCTGCAACTCCATCCGGTGGCCGCGCCCGAATAGGTTGGCCTGCGAGATCTGCGCCTGGGCGAAGAATTGATCGAGCGAGGAGAAGCCCGCGCCCACATTGATCGAACCGGTCGGGCGCTCGGTGACCTCGATTTTGATGTTCACATGGTCGTACGAGCCGGGAATGCGCTCGGGCGAATAGTTGACCGCCTCAAAGAAGCCCAGGCGCGTGATGCGCTGCTTGCTCTTCTCGAGCTTGGTGCGGTTGTAGTCCTCGCCCTCTGCCAGACGCATCTCGCGGCGGATCACATTGTCGCGGGTCTTCACGTTCCCGACGATGATGATGCGACCCACCTTGAACTTGTTGCCCTTGTCGATGACAACATCGAGGTCGACCAGATGCTGGCCGTCCTTCTCGTAGGTGCGCGGGATCGGTGTGACGTTGGCAAAGGCATAGGACTCATCGGCATAGCGGTTCGCGATCTTGTCGGCGTCGGCGATGATCTTCGAGCGCGAGAAAATGGTTCCGGGCTTTGTCTCCACCGGTTCGAGAATCTCCTCGGCCGGCCAGAGCAGATCGCCGCGCACATTGACCTCTCCGATTGTGAACTGGGGCCCCTCGGTCACGGGAACGGTGATGAAGAGTTCCTTACGGTCGCGAGAGAGCTCGATGATCGGGTCGCCGAACTCCACTTCGAGATAGCCGTGGTCGTGGTAGAAAAAGGTCCAGACCAGCATGTCCTGTTTGAAGAGCTCTTCGCGATACTTGCCGTCACTGCCGATCCAGGACAGCCAGTTGCGTTCCTTGGTGAGGATACCCGTCACGTTGCGCAGCTCTTCGTCGCTGTAGACCTCGTTGCCGACGAACTCGACGCGGCGCACCTGAACCTCGGCATTTTCAGAGATGACAAAGCGCAGACTCACCTGGTTGCGGGAGCTGTCGAACTCACGCTTCACCTCCACATCGGCGATGAAGTAGCCCTCTTCTTCGTAGAGCTTGAGCACCCGGCGCCGGGCATCCTCGAGTTTTTGCTCGGTAAAGACGGAGTTTTCGGAGATGTCGATCGCTTCGAGAATCTCCTTTTCCTTGATCTCGTCCTCGCCTTCGACTTCGACGCTGGCAACAGCGGGCCGCTCCTTGATGATGAAGATCAGGCGGTAACCATCCTCGCTCTGCTCGGCCTCGACGCGGATGTCTTCATAGAGCCCCAGCCCGAAGAGCTTCTTCACGTCCTTGGCAATGGTCTCCCGGTCGATGGGCTGGCCTTTGGTGCTCGTGATGACGAGCAGGACCTGTTCGGCCTCGGTGCGCTGGTTGCCGCGGACCTCGATGCCGGTGATTCGGTTGGAACTTTGCGCGTGCGCAGCTCCGGCCCCCACGAGCGGGAGAGCCAGACAATACAGGAGCGCGGCTGCCCACGCTCCCAACAGGCCGCGCCAGGGGCTGCTACCTTCCCGCTGCACCCTGGTCGACCTCCTGAATCATGCCCTCATAGAGGGTGACCGCGCGGTGCATGCGTGCGGCAAGCTGGGACGAGTGCGTGACGACGATCATCGTCACGCCGAGTTCTTCGTTGAGACGGACGAGCTCTTCATGAATCTCGTCGGCGGTGCGGGTATCGAGGTTGCCGGTGGGCTCGTCGGCAAGGAGCACCGGCGGGCGCAGCACGAGCGCGCGCGAGAGCGCGACGCGCTGCTGCTCCCCGCCCGAGAGCTCCTTTGGACGGTGATGCAGGCGCTCGCCAAGGCCCATGCGGGTGAGCAGCTCGGCGGCCATGTCGCCGGCTTCCTTCCTGGGCTTTCCGGCAATCAGCGCCGGGAGCATCGTGTTCTCAAGCGCGGTGAACTCGGCAAGCAGGTGATGGAACTGGAAGGCAAAGCCGAGCGTGCGGTTGCGGAACTCGGCAAGCGTTTCGTCGCCCTCGGCGCTCACTTCGCGATCTCCATAGAAGATCCGCCCCGTCGTTGGTTTTTCGAGGGTTCCCAGTATGTGGAGGAGCGTGCTCTTTCCGACACCGGAGACGCCGACCACACCAAGGCGCTGGCCGGCGGGTACGACGAGGTTGATCTCTCGGAGCACCTCGAGGTGGCGCTCACCGAGCGAGAAGGACTTGCTGACTTGTTCGACGCGCAGGTCCATCAGTCGCTCCTCAGTGCTTCAGCCGGCGGCAGCTTGCCCGCGCGGCGCGCCGGCAGATAGGCGGCCAGTGTGGTGATCAGCGTCGGCGCCAGCAGGACCTTGACCACGTCCCAGGGAAGGACGAGGACGGGCATGTAGCGCATCTGGTAGACGTTGGCGTCGACTTCAATGAGGTGGAAAGTCTCCTGCGCCCAGCAGAATCCAAGTCCCAGGCACAGACCCAGGAGCGTCCCCATGAACCCGACGAAGGCGCCCTTGGCGAGGAACACGCGGGTAATCTCTGCATTGGGGGCGCCCATGGCTTTTAGAATCGCGATGTCGTGGGTCTTCTCGCGCACGAAGAGGATCTCCATGCCCGCGATATTGAAGGCCGCAACGATGACGATGATCAGAAGTACGAAGAAGAGCGCCAGCTTTTCAAGCTGGAGGGCATCGAAGAGCGGGCCCAGCAGGCGCTTCCAGTGGGTGACCCACCCGGGCGCGTCACCCATCACCATCTGCACCTGCGCGGCGATGGTGTCGGCCTGCTCGATGTCTTCGACGGCAATTTGAATCCCTGAGAACGGACTCCCCTGGCGCTCGGGCTCGAAAAAGGGAGCGGCTTCGGTGACGTCCACAAAACCGAGCTGGCCGTCGTACTCGATGTTGCCGACTTCAAAGATGCCGGCGACCACGAAGGTCTTCACGCTCGCCGT
The Chrysiogenia bacterium genome window above contains:
- the fabZ gene encoding 3-hydroxyacyl-ACP dehydratase FabZ — protein: MDIADILDRLPHRYPFLLVDRVIEAEEGKRLVAIKNVTINEPFFPGHFPDRPIMPGVLQIEALAQAACLLCSIDEYDTLKERGVVLAAVDKVKFKRPVVPGDQARLEVDMTARRGPLHKFKARLVVDGNLCTEAEFTAAWGPGKDD
- a CDS encoding OmpH family outer membrane protein, which gives rise to MKASRTNTPATLAGLVCLALGLICIPAAARAQNSGWPGARVALVDFQKAIDLSMRGKIARKELQQTVSAKQQRIEQLEAELRKLESDYREKSAQLAGTGEWDDYQARFAYRVKELRREGEDIQEAVALAERKLTEELLGELTVLVQRYAKKQGYNLVLEKNVTKTLHMAEAADLTDKIIELYDSGALLETKEPKP
- the bamA gene encoding outer membrane protein assembly factor BamA encodes the protein MQREGSSPWRGLLGAWAAALLYCLALPLVGAGAAHAQSSNRITGIEVRGNQRTEAEQVLLVITSTKGQPIDRETIAKDVKKLFGLGLYEDIRVEAEQSEDGYRLIFIIKERPAVASVEVEGEDEIKEKEILEAIDISENSVFTEQKLEDARRRVLKLYEEEGYFIADVEVKREFDSSRNQVSLRFVISENAEVQVRRVEFVGNEVYSDEELRNVTGILTKERNWLSWIGSDGKYREELFKQDMLVWTFFYHDHGYLEVEFGDPIIELSRDRKELFITVPVTEGPQFTIGEVNVRGDLLWPAEEILEPVETKPGTIFSRSKIIADADKIANRYADESYAFANVTPIPRTYEKDGQHLVDLDVVIDKGNKFKVGRIIIVGNVKTRDNVIRREMRLAEGEDYNRTKLEKSKQRITRLGFFEAVNYSPERIPGSYDHVNIKIEVTERPTGSINVGAGFSSLDQFFAQAQISQANLFGRGHRMELQAQVGGRLQSFSFSFTNPRVMDSYWALGFSVFALRRQDVNFDREQHGGSVSIGYELSELWEPLEDVSAGLALGVTRIRIRDQSFAALSTPPGTINPDTLTTSLTLSISHDTRNDRIEPTRGMYHAASVEFAENLFDLSRDTNDFLRYSLKGNYYYELPLNFVLVGKWNYGLLDRRERSDPLVQERFFGGGPNNLRGFNARSVGPYQNNSGQLFLLGGDKEFYSAVELLISTPWTDKVNLRPVVFFDAGDVYGDNEHLFSSILLDAGVGLRWRSPLGPIRFEFGWPLNNNYEHTGRTSVNGPVFQFLIGQLN
- a CDS encoding ABC transporter ATP-binding protein, giving the protein MDLRVEQVSKSFSLGERHLEVLREINLVVPAGQRLGVVGVSGVGKSTLLHILGTLEKPTTGRIFYGDREVSAEGDETLAEFRNRTLGFAFQFHHLLAEFTALENTMLPALIAGKPRKEAGDMAAELLTRMGLGERLHHRPKELSGGEQQRVALSRALVLRPPVLLADEPTGNLDTRTADEIHEELVRLNEELGVTMIVVTHSSQLAARMHRAVTLYEGMIQEVDQGAAGR
- a CDS encoding ABC transporter permease; this translates as GGEVKGIKDPFIREYVESREGARIILGSDLARAVNAEPGDEVRIICPLCGIGPLGPTASVKTFVVAGIFEVGNIEYDGQLGFVDVTEAAPFFEPERQGSPFSGIQIAVEDIEQADTIAAQVQMVMGDAPGWVTHWKRLLGPLFDALQLEKLALFFVLLIIVIVAAFNIAGMEILFVREKTHDIAILKAMGAPNAEITRVFLAKGAFVGFMGTLLGLCLGLGFCWAQETFHLIEVDANVYQMRYMPVLVLPWDVVKVLLAPTLITTLAAYLPARRAGKLPPAEALRSD